Proteins encoded by one window of Thermomicrobiales bacterium:
- a CDS encoding LuxR C-terminal-related transcriptional regulator codes for MTPQTVLLIPPNDIGWLSLQQAVASLPDVQIETASGDAAAIAQIALDLRPDAIITTARLGDAPITPILRHLRRRLRTAIFIIVDHDVDPDALPDLAQAGVSAYLLWSHFCNDDLRPALEVALAGKAVVLSNEVAETYDRIVREPSGPASASPPLSDREFHVLRLLATGQARQDIADALDISPRTVDRIIDDLKAAFDAPTREALMVTAVRLGIVR; via the coding sequence ATGACACCGCAGACGGTTCTCCTCATCCCACCAAACGACATCGGCTGGCTTTCGCTCCAGCAAGCGGTCGCGAGCCTGCCGGACGTGCAGATCGAGACTGCCAGCGGGGATGCCGCAGCCATCGCGCAGATCGCACTCGACCTGCGGCCCGACGCCATCATCACCACCGCGCGGCTCGGCGACGCGCCGATCACCCCGATCCTCCGACACCTGCGCCGCCGCCTGCGCACAGCGATCTTCATCATTGTCGATCACGATGTTGACCCGGATGCTCTGCCCGATCTGGCTCAGGCTGGCGTCTCGGCTTACCTGCTCTGGTCACACTTTTGCAACGACGACCTGCGCCCGGCCCTCGAAGTCGCGCTGGCCGGCAAGGCCGTCGTGCTCTCCAACGAAGTTGCCGAAACGTACGACCGCATCGTGCGCGAGCCATCTGGCCCCGCCTCAGCCAGCCCGCCGCTCTCCGACCGCGAGTTCCACGTGCTGCGACTGCTGGCCACCGGCCAGGCCCGCCAGGACATCGCCGACGCGCTCGACATCAGCCCCCGCACCGTCGACCGGATCATCGATGATCTCAAGGCGGCCTTCGACGCGCCCACCCGTGAGGCGCTGATGGTCACGGCGGTCAGGCTAGGGATTGTGCGCTGA
- a CDS encoding dipeptidase, with protein sequence MPAGRTPTLTPDEARQLHTEALVIDTQQPPITSGIVYTEGMREALDACVRQGRTRGEAGPILEAALVRDIQQTEEGRAQYLDMWRRSGVTVACGTYAGPDRLATAFERSVRKIANAQAIIDALRDDMLLIRNAGDIERAHADGCHGVIIDFQNTLAFGDDLDRIDLFYGLGLRMVQLTYNLHTLVGDGCTDRHQGGLTWFGQEMVRRLNAANIIVDVSHCSEQIGWDAMEISTAPVIVSHSSSKAIARHDRGKSDELARAVAEQGGYFGVVTLPGFIRETPGASLDDVVAQISHLVDVCGIDHVGIGTDKAGPGPGTSSQVEYPASMPAGLEGDFNWTGFRVEEHRIGEEYQLDGFESLGDWPNITVALAQAGFTEDELRKLLGLNYLRVFREIVG encoded by the coding sequence ATGCCGGCAGGACGCACACCAACGCTGACACCCGATGAGGCGCGCCAGCTGCACACCGAAGCGCTGGTGATCGATACCCAGCAACCACCGATCACCTCGGGGATCGTCTACACCGAGGGTATGCGCGAGGCGCTGGATGCCTGCGTGCGACAAGGCCGAACACGCGGTGAGGCCGGCCCGATCCTGGAGGCGGCGCTGGTTCGCGATATTCAGCAGACCGAGGAAGGCCGCGCACAGTACCTCGACATGTGGCGGCGCTCCGGCGTGACGGTCGCCTGTGGCACCTACGCCGGGCCGGATCGGCTGGCGACGGCGTTCGAGCGCTCCGTTCGCAAGATCGCCAACGCCCAGGCGATCATCGACGCACTGCGTGACGACATGCTGCTCATTCGCAACGCCGGAGACATCGAGCGCGCCCACGCCGACGGTTGCCACGGTGTCATCATCGACTTCCAGAACACGCTGGCATTCGGCGATGATCTCGACCGCATCGATCTGTTCTACGGCCTCGGCTTGCGTATGGTGCAGCTGACCTACAACCTGCACACGCTCGTCGGCGATGGCTGCACCGACCGCCACCAGGGCGGCCTGACCTGGTTCGGGCAGGAGATGGTGCGGCGACTCAACGCGGCGAACATCATCGTCGATGTCAGCCACTGCAGCGAGCAGATCGGCTGGGATGCGATGGAGATCTCGACTGCGCCGGTCATCGTTTCGCACTCATCCAGCAAGGCAATCGCGCGTCACGATCGTGGCAAGTCGGACGAGCTGGCGCGAGCGGTCGCCGAGCAAGGCGGCTATTTCGGCGTGGTCACGCTGCCGGGCTTTATTCGCGAGACGCCGGGCGCGTCGCTCGACGATGTGGTGGCGCAGATCAGCCATCTCGTCGATGTGTGCGGCATCGATCACGTCGGCATCGGCACCGACAAGGCCGGCCCTGGCCCCGGCACCAGCTCGCAGGTCGAGTATCCTGCCTCGATGCCTGCCGGTCTAGAAGGGGACTTCAACTGGACCGGCTTTCGTGTCGAAGAGCATCGTATCGGCGAGGAATACCAGCTCGACGGCTTCGAGAGCCTGGGTGACTGGCCGAACATCACTGTCGCGCTCGCGCAGGCCGGCTTCACCGAGGATGAGCTGCGCAAGCTGCTGGGTCTGAACTATCTGCGTGTGTTCCGCGAGATTGTGGGGTGA
- a CDS encoding 5'-methylthioadenosine/S-adenosylhomocysteine nucleosidase: protein MSERQRVAVICAMESEAVHLRAQLSQPEELPLARWRRTRGELADTGVDVIISGIGMINAAACASALCALEPPDIILNYGCSGAHRDDLGPGDIIIGDRVVHFSAQIVRPDGSNEYMGFDYAVEGTRTRSETIPSAPELVARAEACARDLSIPPWPGYQDAPRVLTGPVASADIWTQHAATIRGHHNRHGSLCEEMEAAAIAQVAAIFGIPFLPIKDISNNELVRSTPGATERGWPSIGEQETEVGRRAAILTAALIASNQETA, encoded by the coding sequence GTGAGCGAACGGCAGCGGGTCGCAGTCATCTGCGCGATGGAGTCGGAAGCGGTGCATCTCCGCGCACAGCTGAGCCAGCCGGAGGAGTTGCCGCTGGCACGGTGGCGGCGGACGCGTGGCGAACTGGCCGATACGGGCGTTGATGTCATCATCTCCGGCATCGGCATGATCAACGCGGCTGCCTGCGCCTCAGCCCTGTGTGCTCTCGAACCGCCTGACATCATCCTGAACTATGGCTGTTCCGGGGCGCATCGCGACGACCTCGGCCCCGGCGACATCATCATCGGCGACCGCGTCGTTCACTTCTCGGCCCAGATCGTCCGCCCGGATGGCAGCAACGAATACATGGGCTTTGACTATGCTGTCGAGGGAACGCGCACACGTTCGGAGACGATCCCGTCTGCGCCGGAGCTGGTCGCGCGAGCCGAAGCATGCGCCCGCGATCTGTCGATCCCACCGTGGCCCGGCTATCAGGATGCGCCGCGTGTCCTCACCGGCCCGGTTGCCTCGGCCGACATCTGGACGCAGCACGCCGCAACGATTCGTGGCCACCACAACCGCCACGGCTCGCTCTGTGAGGAGATGGAGGCCGCCGCGATCGCGCAGGTGGCGGCGATCTTCGGCATCCCGTTTCTGCCGATCAAAGACATTTCCAACAACGAACTGGTCCGCTCAACACCGGGCGCAACCGAACGCGGCTGGCCCTCGATCGGCGAGCAGGAGACCGAGGTTGGCCGCCGCGCAGCGATCCTCACTGCGGCACTCATCGCCAGTAATCAAGAGACAGCCTGA